In Metasolibacillus fluoroglycofenilyticus, a single window of DNA contains:
- the trxB gene encoding thioredoxin-disulfide reductase, with product MTEEKIYDVVIIGAGPAGMTAAVYASRANLSTLMIERGIPGGQMANTEEVENYPGFDHILGPELSTKMFEHAKKFGAEYAYGDVTEITDGEQYKTIVSGKKEYKTRSIIIATGAEYKKMGVPGEQELGGRGVSYCAVCDGAFFKQKNLIVVGGGDSAVEEGVYLTRFAEKVTIVHRRDKLRAQKILQDRAFANDKVDFIWNATVKEINEDNGKVGSVTLTSTVDGTETDVKIDGVFVYIGMVPLTAPFTHLNILNEAGYVVTNEKMETAVPGIFAAGDVRDKMLRQIVTATGDGSIAAQSAQHFVEELKEKHNL from the coding sequence ATGACAGAGGAAAAAATTTATGATGTAGTCATTATTGGTGCTGGGCCAGCGGGCATGACAGCAGCGGTTTACGCATCTCGTGCTAACTTATCTACGTTAATGATTGAGCGCGGTATTCCAGGTGGTCAAATGGCCAACACAGAGGAAGTTGAAAACTATCCAGGTTTTGATCATATTTTAGGGCCAGAATTATCAACAAAAATGTTTGAGCATGCCAAAAAGTTTGGTGCAGAGTATGCTTATGGGGATGTTACAGAAATTACTGACGGGGAACAATATAAAACGATTGTTTCTGGTAAGAAGGAATATAAAACTCGTTCTATTATTATTGCAACGGGTGCAGAATATAAAAAAATGGGTGTACCGGGGGAGCAAGAGCTTGGTGGACGTGGCGTGAGCTACTGTGCAGTATGTGACGGAGCATTCTTCAAACAAAAGAACTTAATCGTTGTTGGTGGGGGAGACTCTGCCGTTGAAGAAGGTGTTTATTTAACGCGCTTTGCAGAAAAAGTAACGATTGTACATCGCCGTGATAAGTTACGCGCACAAAAAATTCTACAGGATCGTGCATTTGCTAATGATAAGGTAGATTTTATTTGGAATGCAACCGTAAAAGAAATTAATGAGGATAATGGTAAAGTAGGTAGCGTTACATTAACATCTACGGTAGATGGCACTGAAACGGATGTAAAAATAGATGGTGTATTCGTTTATATCGGTATGGTTCCGTTAACTGCACCATTTACACACTTAAATATTTTAAATGAAGCAGGCTATGTTGTAACGAATGAAAAAATGGAAACAGCTGTGCCAGGTATTTTTGCGGCTGGAGATGTGCGTGATAAAATGCTACGTCAAATCGTAACAGCGAC
- a CDS encoding tetratricopeptide repeat protein, whose product MENKEQKKENIVSFVPTGDYYYEKAIKALERDQIEKAYKYLKRAEELSPDDIRVLTQYGLLEIEAQNYEHAYELIHTAHSLEPSNAEILFLLADVSGCLGLIHDAKKYAEQYLEQEPEGMYALDAYEILDFVEFEQNLTEDVDEQEAEKLIGQEKARRFMEQGAFPKAIEVLEQLIEKFPDAWPAYNNLSLAYFYVGEAEQAHALLNQVLRENHGNLHALCNLAVFAYYERAEAELEKLTALLKKIQPYDWENRYKLGATLALIGEYETAYKWLRSMHKRGYEGDPGFYYWLAQSAYFSQQEEIAKAAWQSLLVLDPAKEGLEPWHMSSLADEEQSLEKNRELIIEKINSKYPADRLFGLFILKHSPHKQEIIAHPKWIDIEKYNEVEKLTLAYSLGHDFQMTTESEKSFIRFLEVAEKLIEVYGKLNFTATSALQLWFSIGELALRSSYSFKNPAAIAAAVDYMLQSAMGDNITKKNCAENYNISVATLTKYVNELLAFVPTEFE is encoded by the coding sequence TTGGAAAATAAAGAACAAAAAAAAGAAAATATCGTCTCCTTTGTGCCAACAGGTGATTATTATTATGAAAAAGCAATAAAGGCACTGGAAAGGGACCAAATTGAAAAAGCATATAAATATTTAAAGCGTGCAGAGGAATTGAGCCCAGACGATATACGCGTTTTAACTCAATATGGTTTATTAGAAATAGAGGCTCAAAATTACGAGCATGCTTACGAATTGATTCATACAGCACATAGCTTGGAACCAAGCAATGCGGAAATCCTTTTTTTATTAGCAGATGTTTCAGGCTGTTTAGGCTTGATACATGATGCTAAAAAATATGCAGAGCAATACCTAGAGCAGGAGCCAGAAGGTATGTATGCGCTTGATGCATATGAAATTTTGGATTTTGTGGAGTTTGAGCAAAATCTCACGGAAGATGTCGATGAACAAGAGGCAGAAAAATTAATTGGGCAGGAAAAAGCTCGACGTTTTATGGAGCAAGGTGCATTTCCAAAAGCGATTGAAGTGCTAGAGCAGCTCATAGAAAAATTTCCTGACGCATGGCCGGCTTATAATAACCTCTCACTCGCCTATTTTTATGTAGGGGAAGCAGAGCAAGCACACGCGTTATTAAACCAAGTGCTACGTGAAAATCATGGCAATCTACACGCTCTATGTAATTTGGCTGTTTTTGCCTATTATGAAAGAGCTGAAGCTGAGCTTGAAAAGCTAACAGCATTGCTCAAAAAAATTCAGCCCTATGATTGGGAAAATCGTTATAAGCTAGGCGCTACTTTAGCTTTAATTGGTGAGTATGAGACAGCCTATAAATGGCTTCGCTCTATGCATAAAAGAGGCTATGAGGGCGACCCCGGCTTTTATTATTGGCTAGCACAATCCGCTTATTTTTCACAGCAAGAGGAAATAGCGAAAGCTGCTTGGCAATCCTTGCTCGTTTTAGATCCTGCAAAGGAAGGGCTTGAGCCATGGCATATGAGCTCATTAGCGGATGAGGAGCAATCATTAGAAAAAAACCGCGAGTTAATTATTGAGAAAATTAATAGTAAATATCCAGCAGACCGCCTTTTTGGGCTTTTTATATTAAAGCATTCGCCACATAAGCAAGAAATTATTGCGCACCCAAAATGGATTGATATTGAAAAGTACAATGAAGTAGAAAAGCTGACTTTAGCATACTCGCTTGGACATGATTTTCAAATGACAACAGAATCTGAAAAAAGCTTTATTCGCTTTTTAGAAGTAGCTGAAAAATTAATAGAGGTATACGGCAAGCTGAATTTTACTGCAACTTCAGCATTGCAACTTTGGTTTTCAATTGGAGAGCTCGCACTGCGCTCCAGCTACTCCTTTAAAAATCCTGCCGCCATTGCCGCAGCAGTAGACTATATGCTGCAATCTGCAATGGGGGACAATATTACCAAAAAAAATTGTGCCGAAAATTATAATATTAGTGTTGCGACATTAACGAAATATGTTAATGAATTGTTAGCATTTGTACCGACTGAGTTTGAATAG
- the hisIE gene encoding bifunctional phosphoribosyl-AMP cyclohydrolase/phosphoribosyl-ATP diphosphatase HisIE, whose product MIDVKFNEKGLVTAVIQHAKTKEVLTVAYMNEESLAKTIETNETWFFSRSRNELWHKGATSGNTQKVVSIMADCDRDALVVEVLPAGPACHTGTNSCFTEAIVKNEEVGSVSMLSKLSELIKERESELPEGAYTTYLFDKGIDKIGKKIGEEAMEVVIAAKNRDAAEVKWEAADLIYHLLVLLQEQKVDIYEVLKVLEERHQKKQ is encoded by the coding sequence ATGATTGATGTAAAATTTAATGAAAAAGGCTTAGTAACAGCTGTCATTCAGCATGCAAAAACAAAGGAAGTGCTAACGGTTGCTTACATGAACGAGGAATCTTTAGCGAAAACGATTGAAACAAATGAAACATGGTTCTTTTCACGCTCGCGCAATGAACTATGGCATAAAGGGGCGACAAGTGGCAATACGCAAAAGGTCGTTTCCATTATGGCAGATTGTGACCGCGATGCTTTAGTTGTAGAGGTACTACCAGCAGGTCCAGCATGTCACACTGGTACAAACTCTTGCTTTACAGAAGCGATTGTGAAAAACGAAGAGGTCGGCTCAGTTAGTATGCTGTCCAAGCTAAGCGAGCTTATTAAAGAGCGAGAGAGTGAATTGCCAGAGGGAGCCTATACAACCTATTTATTTGACAAGGGCATTGATAAAATCGGCAAAAAAATTGGCGAAGAGGCGATGGAAGTGGTTATTGCTGCTAAAAACCGCGATGCTGCAGAGGTAAAGTGGGAAGCTGCTGATTTAATTTACCACTTACTCGTTTTATTACAGGAGCAGAAGGTAGATATATATGAGGTGTTAAAGGTGCTAGAGGAAAGGCATCAAAAGAAGCAATAA
- the hisF gene encoding imidazole glycerol phosphate synthase subunit HisF yields MLTKRIIPCLDVKDGRVVKGVQFESLRDAGDPVELATFYDEQGADELVFLDISASYEGRATMEDVVRQTAAKLAIPFTVGGGIRTLDDMKRILRAGADKVSINTSALERPALIQEGAAYFGSQCIVVAIDARFCDEDDTWMVYTHGGRNKTSWQAVEWAQEAVRLGAGEILLTSMDRDGEKSGFDLALTKAIRDAVTVPIIASGGAGNAEHFVEVLQKADADAALAASIFHYKETSVAAIKAYLHNKGVCVR; encoded by the coding sequence ATGTTAACAAAACGAATTATTCCATGCTTAGATGTAAAGGATGGGCGTGTTGTGAAAGGTGTACAATTTGAGTCATTACGCGATGCAGGTGACCCTGTAGAGCTTGCGACATTTTATGATGAGCAAGGGGCAGATGAGCTTGTCTTTTTAGATATTTCAGCCTCCTATGAGGGGCGGGCTACAATGGAGGATGTCGTGCGGCAAACAGCGGCGAAGCTAGCGATTCCTTTTACAGTTGGTGGAGGCATTCGTACATTGGATGATATGAAGCGCATTTTGCGAGCAGGTGCAGATAAAGTGTCTATTAATACTTCAGCATTGGAGCGACCAGCGCTTATCCAGGAAGGTGCAGCTTATTTTGGTTCACAATGCATCGTTGTGGCAATTGATGCGCGTTTTTGTGATGAAGATGATACATGGATGGTTTATACGCACGGTGGGCGCAATAAAACCTCGTGGCAGGCAGTTGAATGGGCACAGGAGGCAGTACGCTTAGGAGCTGGAGAAATTTTATTGACAAGCATGGACCGTGATGGTGAAAAATCAGGCTTTGATTTAGCGTTAACGAAAGCAATTCGAGATGCTGTAACAGTGCCTATTATAGCGAGTGGCGGTGCTGGCAATGCTGAGCATTTTGTGGAAGTATTACAGAAGGCTGATGCGGATGCAGCATTAGCAGCCTCCATTTTCCACTATAAAGAAACGAGTGTAGCTGCCATTAAAGCGTATTTGCACAATAAAGGAGTTTGTGTACGATGA
- the hisH gene encoding imidazole glycerol phosphate synthase subunit HisH, with protein MKIGIIDYGMGNLFSVEQALKRLEVEVMITANKEQLQLMDALILPGVGAFPDAMKKLQQAGLTSFIQATTKPLLGICLGMQLLFEESDEVTATKGLGVFSGRITKFTNIPRIPHMGWNDLQFVYKPSWLTALQQERFVYFVHSFYVSDMKQKELVAFANYYDVQVPGIVVKNNFTGMQFHPEKSGQFGLFLLQQWLEGVKKC; from the coding sequence GTGAAAATCGGCATAATCGATTATGGGATGGGTAATTTATTTAGCGTTGAGCAAGCGTTAAAACGGCTTGAGGTAGAGGTTATGATTACCGCTAATAAAGAGCAATTGCAATTGATGGATGCGCTTATTCTACCGGGGGTTGGAGCATTTCCTGATGCGATGAAAAAACTACAGCAGGCTGGGCTGACTTCCTTTATTCAAGCGACTACAAAGCCTTTGCTTGGCATTTGCCTAGGCATGCAATTGTTATTTGAGGAAAGCGATGAAGTAACAGCGACAAAAGGGCTCGGTGTTTTTTCAGGACGCATTACAAAGTTTACAAATATACCGCGCATTCCACATATGGGCTGGAATGACTTACAGTTTGTTTATAAGCCAAGCTGGTTGACTGCATTACAGCAAGAACGCTTCGTTTATTTTGTGCATTCTTTTTATGTAAGTGATATGAAGCAGAAGGAGCTTGTGGCATTTGCTAATTACTACGATGTGCAAGTACCGGGTATTGTAGTGAAAAATAACTTTACCGGCATGCAATTTCATCCAGAAAAATCAGGACAGTTCGGCTTATTTTTATTGCAGCAATGGTTGGAAGGGGTAAAAAAATGTTAA
- the hisB gene encoding imidazoleglycerol-phosphate dehydratase HisB, which yields MRYAKIERNTNETKIAVELNLDGEGQAKIATGVPFMDHMLDLFIKHGLFDGTITADGDTYIDAHHTTEDIGIVLGQVVREALGDKKGIKRYGNAFVPMDDALAQVIVDCSNRPHLEYRVAPILTEKVGTFDTELVHEFLWKFALEARMNVHVIVPYGHNTHHIIEAIFKALARALDDAIQIDSRVKGVPSTKGLLT from the coding sequence ATGCGGTACGCAAAAATAGAACGCAACACAAATGAAACGAAAATTGCAGTGGAATTAAACTTAGATGGAGAAGGACAAGCTAAAATCGCAACAGGCGTACCTTTTATGGACCATATGCTTGATTTATTTATAAAGCATGGCTTATTTGATGGCACAATCACAGCAGACGGTGATACGTATATCGATGCACATCATACAACAGAGGATATCGGCATTGTTTTAGGGCAGGTAGTACGCGAGGCGTTAGGTGATAAAAAAGGGATTAAGCGCTACGGCAATGCCTTTGTACCGATGGATGATGCGCTTGCACAAGTGATTGTTGATTGCTCTAACCGTCCACACTTAGAGTATCGAGTAGCACCGATACTAACCGAAAAAGTAGGAACATTTGATACGGAGCTTGTGCATGAGTTTTTATGGAAATTTGCATTAGAGGCGCGCATGAATGTCCATGTCATCGTACCTTATGGGCATAATACGCACCATATTATAGAGGCGATTTTCAAGGCATTGGCAAGAGCGCTAGACGATGCGATTCAAATTGACTCGCGCGTGAAGGGTGTGCCGTCAACGAAGGGGCTACTAACGTGA
- the hisD gene encoding histidinol dehydrogenase, producing MQITTLTDDISLKRPLEGGNEQQLAVVREVLANVKTQGDAAVRAYSEKWDGVMLNDFRVSQQEIDEAVANFDKTLLADLVEAADNIRLYHKEQRRTGYKLPLENDSYLAQRIIPLEAVGLYVPGGSAAYPSSVLMNVIPAQVAGVKRIVLTSPASKDGKLPDAVLVAASILGISEMYKIGGAQAIAALAYGTETIASVDKITGPGNIYVALAKREVFGEVAIDMIAGPSEIAILADETAYADEVAADLLSQAEHDVLACAILITTCESLAERVAVEIERQLTILPRESIARQAIERFGHIYIAETMDMAIAAVNSLAPEHLEIMTANAEEDAQKVTHAGAIFIGRYSSEPVGDYFAGTNHVLPTNSTARFASGLNVDDFIKRTSVVYYSEKTWAQNAPKIARLARLEGLEGHARAVEARGWKKGEV from the coding sequence ATGCAAATTACAACATTAACAGATGATATTTCGTTAAAGCGCCCATTAGAGGGGGGCAATGAGCAACAGCTAGCAGTAGTGCGTGAAGTGTTAGCAAATGTGAAGACACAAGGTGATGCTGCTGTTCGTGCATATAGTGAAAAGTGGGACGGCGTAATGCTAAATGATTTTCGCGTTTCACAGCAGGAAATCGACGAGGCTGTAGCAAATTTCGATAAAACACTTTTAGCAGATTTAGTCGAGGCGGCGGATAATATCCGTCTTTACCATAAAGAGCAGCGCCGCACAGGCTATAAGCTCCCTTTAGAGAATGACTCTTATTTAGCACAGCGTATTATTCCATTGGAGGCAGTAGGGCTTTACGTGCCAGGGGGCTCAGCAGCATATCCTTCATCGGTATTAATGAATGTTATTCCTGCACAGGTGGCAGGCGTGAAGCGCATCGTTCTTACTTCCCCAGCTAGTAAAGATGGTAAATTACCAGATGCAGTGCTTGTTGCCGCATCGATTTTAGGTATTTCGGAAATGTATAAAATAGGTGGTGCACAAGCAATCGCTGCATTAGCTTACGGAACAGAGACGATTGCCTCAGTAGATAAAATTACAGGTCCCGGTAATATTTATGTGGCACTAGCTAAGCGCGAGGTGTTTGGTGAAGTGGCAATTGATATGATTGCAGGACCGAGCGAAATTGCGATATTAGCAGATGAAACAGCCTATGCGGATGAGGTAGCAGCCGACTTATTATCACAGGCGGAGCATGATGTATTGGCATGCGCGATTTTAATTACGACATGTGAATCGCTCGCAGAAAGGGTTGCGGTGGAAATCGAACGTCAGTTGACAATATTGCCAAGAGAAAGCATTGCGCGTCAGGCAATTGAGCGCTTTGGTCATATTTATATAGCAGAGACGATGGACATGGCGATTGCTGCTGTCAATTCTTTAGCACCAGAGCATTTAGAAATTATGACAGCTAATGCAGAGGAAGATGCACAAAAAGTGACGCATGCGGGTGCGATTTTTATCGGGCGTTATAGCTCAGAGCCTGTTGGTGATTATTTTGCAGGGACAAACCATGTGCTACCAACAAACAGCACCGCACGTTTTGCAAGTGGGTTGAATGTAGATGATTTTATTAAGCGCACAAGCGTTGTTTATTATAGTGAAAAGACATGGGCACAAAATGCGCCTAAAATTGCACGTCTTGCGAGATTAGAAGGCTTAGAGGGACATGCCAGAGCGGTAGAAGCGCGCGGCTGGAAAAAAGGAGAGGTATAG
- the hisG gene encoding ATP phosphoribosyltransferase, translating to MTVLTIAMPKGRIFTEACKILESANFRLPKDMEDTRKLMIEIPEENIRFILAKPMDVPVYVEHGVADIGIAGKDVLLEQQRTIHELLDLKISTCYIAAAGLPNTGMNEVAPRIATKYPRIATKYYKEIGEQVEIIELNGSIELAPMIGLADRIVDIVSTGRTLKENGLVEYERIADISSRLIANPVSYRLKSARIQDLVSRLRKCVG from the coding sequence ATGACGGTGTTAACAATTGCTATGCCGAAGGGTCGCATTTTTACTGAGGCATGTAAAATATTAGAAAGTGCCAACTTTCGATTACCTAAAGATATGGAAGATACGAGAAAGCTAATGATTGAAATTCCTGAGGAAAATATTCGATTTATTTTAGCGAAGCCAATGGACGTACCTGTTTATGTAGAGCACGGTGTAGCAGATATAGGCATTGCGGGAAAGGATGTTTTACTTGAACAGCAGCGCACAATCCATGAACTTTTAGATTTGAAAATTAGTACATGCTATATCGCGGCTGCCGGTTTGCCCAATACAGGGATGAATGAAGTGGCGCCACGCATCGCTACAAAATATCCGCGCATCGCGACAAAGTATTATAAAGAAATTGGCGAGCAAGTTGAGATTATTGAATTAAATGGCTCCATTGAACTTGCACCGATGATAGGGCTAGCTGATAGAATTGTCGATATCGTTTCAACAGGTCGTACACTAAAGGAAAATGGACTTGTTGAATATGAGCGTATCGCGGACATCTCATCACGTCTAATTGCCAATCCTGTAAGCTATCGACTGAAAAGTGCACGCATTCAAGATTTAGTAAGTCGCTTAAGAAAATGTGTTGGATAG
- a CDS encoding ATP phosphoribosyltransferase regulatory subunit, whose protein sequence is MSTIKLFEKPLGMRDTFPQTYEKLEAIRAKGRHFLYAHGYDFIKTPSVEYYDTVGKASAIEDASLFKLVDNQGNMLVLRPDMTTPIARIATAKLLKEKIPQRLAYFASVFRAQQIEGGRPAEFEQMGIEFIGDSSVFADVEVIILAIQLLQQLGVESFTVTIGHAHVLQAILQQYTMSGEQANSLRQLLVERNYVGFEETVKSFDLQRENSEILLQFIEEAANAKSIFNIEKYVVDENTLTYIYELERLLKQANVMDYITFDFTLTSSMNYYTGMLFEVFAVGSGFPLGNGGRYDGLLAQFGSEVGATGFGFRVDRLLEVVQTNEPTVATTLLLFEPHLYKEALQHATKLRAVSRRVTLQAISSLTNVTAYKAQFSEVVYVQEEE, encoded by the coding sequence ATGTCTACGATTAAATTATTTGAAAAACCACTTGGAATGCGTGATACATTTCCGCAAACATATGAGAAGTTAGAGGCAATTCGTGCAAAAGGACGACATTTTTTATACGCGCATGGCTATGATTTTATAAAAACGCCATCAGTGGAGTATTACGATACAGTAGGAAAAGCTTCAGCTATTGAGGATGCTTCTCTTTTTAAGCTAGTAGATAATCAGGGCAATATGCTCGTATTGCGTCCTGATATGACAACGCCAATCGCACGTATTGCAACAGCAAAACTGCTGAAGGAAAAAATTCCGCAGCGCCTTGCTTATTTTGCTAGTGTGTTTCGTGCACAGCAAATAGAGGGAGGACGCCCTGCTGAATTTGAGCAAATGGGAATTGAGTTTATAGGGGATTCTTCTGTTTTTGCGGATGTAGAAGTGATAATACTCGCGATTCAATTGCTTCAACAATTGGGTGTTGAGTCCTTTACGGTGACAATCGGACACGCACATGTATTACAGGCAATTTTGCAGCAATATACAATGAGCGGTGAGCAAGCGAATAGTTTGCGTCAATTATTAGTAGAGCGCAATTATGTAGGCTTTGAAGAAACGGTAAAATCATTTGACTTACAAAGAGAAAATAGCGAGATTTTACTGCAATTTATTGAAGAAGCAGCGAATGCTAAAAGTATTTTTAATATAGAAAAATATGTTGTCGATGAAAACACGCTGACATATATATACGAGCTAGAACGATTGTTAAAGCAAGCAAATGTAATGGACTATATTACATTTGATTTTACGTTGACGAGCTCGATGAATTATTATACGGGAATGTTGTTTGAAGTATTTGCAGTAGGCAGTGGCTTCCCCCTTGGAAATGGCGGACGCTATGATGGATTGTTAGCCCAATTTGGGTCAGAGGTAGGAGCGACAGGCTTTGGCTTCCGTGTCGACCGATTGTTAGAAGTTGTGCAAACGAATGAACCTACAGTAGCAACAACATTGCTATTATTCGAGCCGCATTTATATAAAGAGGCATTGCAGCATGCGACAAAATTGCGGGCAGTTAGTCGCCGTGTGACGCTACAGGCGATTAGTAGCTTAACAAATGTAACTGCATATAAAGCGCAATTTAGCGAGGTTGTATACGTACAGGAGGAAGAATAA
- a CDS encoding acyltransferase: MRRTERYKVDGANSLWHVYKTVSFWKVMKCFIFIQIGRITPSMAMKNWLYRTFLHMDIGEKASLALMVMPDTMFPERISIGVNSIIGFNTTILAHEYLIDEYRLGDVKIGNNVMVGANTTILPGVEIGDGAIVSAATLVHKDVPAGSMVGGNPMRIIFSAEEMAARKK, encoded by the coding sequence ATGAGAAGAACAGAGCGCTATAAAGTAGATGGTGCGAATTCGCTTTGGCATGTTTATAAAACGGTATCCTTTTGGAAGGTAATGAAATGCTTTATTTTTATTCAAATCGGGCGCATTACACCGTCCATGGCGATGAAAAATTGGCTTTATCGTACTTTTCTTCATATGGACATTGGAGAAAAAGCATCATTAGCCTTAATGGTGATGCCTGATACAATGTTTCCAGAGCGTATTTCAATTGGCGTAAATTCGATAATAGGCTTTAATACAACGATTTTAGCACACGAATACTTAATAGATGAGTATCGCTTAGGTGATGTGAAAATAGGAAACAATGTAATGGTCGGTGCAAATACAACGATTTTGCCGGGAGTAGAAATTGGCGATGGTGCGATTGTATCGGCGGCAACGCTCGTACACAAAGATGTGCCAGCGGGAAGCATGGTTGGTGGCAATCCGATGCGCATTATTTTCAGCGCGGAGGAAATGGCTGCACGAAAAAAATAA
- the ppaX gene encoding pyrophosphatase PpaX encodes MMVKALLFDFDGTLLNTNELIIQSFMHVLEDKFPGQYSPKDCIKFLGPSLRETFVEIAPDAVDEMIDSYRQWNIQHHDQLVTQYDGVVSTLEELYAQEIRLAIVSTKRSEMIEQGLNVLGVRHLFEHIIGFDHVQHVKPHPEPILLALKKMQLAKEDVIMIGDNSHDIEAGHNAGVKTAGVAWAFKGEEYLQQFSPTYMLQHMTDLLTIVKGQSL; translated from the coding sequence ATGATGGTAAAGGCATTGTTATTTGATTTTGATGGTACTTTATTAAACACAAATGAATTAATTATTCAATCATTTATGCATGTATTGGAAGACAAATTTCCCGGGCAATATTCGCCAAAAGATTGCATAAAATTTCTCGGCCCTTCATTGCGAGAAACATTTGTTGAAATTGCTCCAGATGCTGTGGATGAAATGATTGATAGTTATCGACAGTGGAATATCCAACATCATGACCAGCTTGTCACACAATATGATGGGGTAGTTTCTACTTTGGAGGAGCTATATGCACAAGAGATAAGGTTAGCCATCGTTTCAACAAAGCGCAGTGAAATGATAGAGCAAGGCTTAAATGTGCTAGGTGTGAGGCATTTATTTGAGCATATTATTGGATTTGACCATGTTCAGCATGTTAAGCCACATCCAGAGCCGATTTTATTAGCATTGAAGAAAATGCAATTGGCAAAAGAGGATGTTATTATGATTGGTGATAATTCGCACGATATTGAGGCTGGACATAATGCGGGTGTAAAAACGGCTGGTGTAGCTTGGGCTTTTAAAGGAGAGGAATATTTACAGCAATTTTCACCGACATATATGCTTCAGCATATGACGGATTTATTAACGATTGTGAAAGGGCAAAGTTTATGA
- the lgt gene encoding prolipoprotein diacylglyceryl transferase encodes MEFFIMKINPIAFSIGPIDVRWYGILIALGIVLAYFLAQREAVRLGIHQEFIADMLIWAVPIAIISARIYYVGMEWDVYKTNPIKAIQIWNGGIAIHGALIGAFITAYIFTKRRNISFLRIADIAAPSILVGQIIGRWGNFINQEAHGGEVSRSFLEKLFLPDWLIEQMYIERLGSYVHPTFLYESLWNIVGFIILIIARKFNWRRGEMFFFYIIWYSIGRFFIESMRTDSLYLIGDLRSAQLVSIIGIVVGLALIIYRRMTVKPVVRYLDK; translated from the coding sequence ATGGAATTTTTTATAATGAAGATTAATCCAATTGCATTTTCAATTGGACCAATTGATGTTCGATGGTATGGAATTTTAATTGCACTGGGCATTGTTCTAGCCTATTTTTTAGCACAGCGAGAGGCAGTTCGACTTGGTATTCATCAAGAGTTTATTGCGGACATGCTTATTTGGGCAGTGCCAATCGCTATTATTAGTGCACGTATTTATTATGTAGGGATGGAATGGGATGTTTATAAGACCAATCCAATAAAAGCGATTCAAATATGGAATGGTGGGATTGCCATTCATGGTGCTTTAATTGGTGCGTTTATTACAGCTTATATATTTACGAAAAGGCGTAATATAAGCTTCTTGCGAATTGCAGATATTGCAGCACCAAGCATTTTAGTAGGACAAATTATTGGACGCTGGGGCAATTTCATTAATCAAGAGGCACATGGTGGAGAGGTATCGCGCAGCTTTTTAGAAAAGCTATTTTTACCTGATTGGCTAATTGAGCAAATGTATATTGAAAGACTCGGCTCCTACGTCCACCCAACATTTTTATATGAGTCACTATGGAATATAGTAGGCTTTATTATTTTAATCATTGCACGTAAATTCAATTGGCGTCGTGGGGAAATGTTTTTCTTTTACATTATATGGTATTCGATAGGGCGCTTCTTTATCGAATCAATGCGTACAGACAGCTTATATTTAATTGGCGACTTGCGCTCAGCACAGCTTGTGTCGATTATTGGTATCGTAGTAGGCTTAGCACTCATTATTTATCGTCGAATGACAGTGAAGCCAGTTGTACGTTATTTAGATAAATAA